In Calditrichota bacterium, the genomic window ATGGACATGGACGGAGTCATGGAGGGAGAGCAGCACAACACGTACGACATCGAGTTCTACGGGCCAAACACAATGACCGGCTCCCTCTATCTGGGCGCCCTCAAGGCAGCAGCTGAGATGGCCGAGGCCATGGGCGAACGCCAGGCCGCGACCTTGTATCGCAGGCTCTTCGAACAAGGCAGGGACAAATACGACCGGCTGCTGTGGAACGGACATTACTACCGCCAACAGGTCGAGGTCGCTGAAGGGTTGGAAATCCCAGAGCACCTGCGTATGCCTTCGCCCGGAAGTGCAGCCGCCGCTCGAGAACCCAAGTACCAGTACGGCGAAGGATGCTTGTCCGACCAGCTGCTCGGCCAGTACTTAGCGCACGTGGTGGGGCTCGGCTACGTGCTCCCCCCGGAACACGTGAGGTCCGCCATCAAGTCGGTGTTCGACCACAATTGGCGACGGCCTCTGGGTGACTTTTGCAACGTGCAGCGCGTATACGCCTTGAACGACGAGGCAGGGTTGCTGCTCTGCTCCTGGCCATTTGGCAATCGGCCTCTGCTGCCTTTCGTGTACAGCGACGAGGTCTGGACGGGCATCGAGTATCAAGTGGCTACCACGCTCATCTACAACGGCTGGATTGACGAGGGGCTTTCCATCGTGAAGGGGGCGCGCGACCGCTACGATGGGCTCCGGCGAAATCCTTGGGACGAAATCGAGTGCGGCCACCACTATGCGCGCGCGCTGGCCAGTTGGGCCCTCCTGCTGGCACTCTCCGGGTTTTCTTGTGACGCGGTGACGGGACAGATGAGCTTTGCCCCGGCCATCAACAGCGAAGACTTTGCCTGCTTCTGGTCAACCGGGACGGCCTGGGGAGCGTTTGCACAAACGCGAGGACTTGCCCGCATGAGCGTACTGCACGGCAGCCTCACCCTCAGCCAGCTCTCCTTGTCGCCCGCGGAGCTTTTTCCGTACAAGGCACGCGCTTACGTAAACGGAGTGCCGACCAAGACTCGCGCGGTGCGAAAGGAGGGGCGACTCGAGCTCTCCCTCCCCCGTGTTCAGCTCGTAGCCGGGCAGACTCTGGAGGTCAGGTAGCGCAGCCTAGGCAACGTCGGATAGAAACGGGCACTGCCTTTAGCCGATTTTTGAAGGAGTGCAACAAACTGACCGGAGAGGAGCCTGCGATGGAGATGCCAAGGGAAGTCCGGCAGATCTTGGAGGAGCAGAAATTCGGCGTGTTGTGCACACAGAACCAGGGGACGCCTTACGCAAGTCTGGTGGCGTTTGCCAGCACCCACGACTTGCGTTCGCTGCTCATCGCCACCTCGCGGGCTACGCGCAAATTCGCCAACCTTGTTGCCTGTCCGCGTGCTGCTCTTCTCGTCGACAACCGCACCAATACCGCCGAGGACCTGGACCAAGCCATCGCACTTACCATCACAGGAACCACAAGGGAGGTGCACGATCGCGAGAAGGCGACTCTTGCGGAAGTCTACGCCGCGCGGCATCCGGGCCTGGCAGCCTTCGTTCGCCAGGCCAGCACGGCCCTCATCTGCCTTGAGGTCGAGCGGTACATTGTCGCCAATGGTCTGAGCCGCGGGTACGCGCTGTCGGTAAGGTAGCGGCTGCCCAACACAGCAATGCCATTGCGGGCAGCGCTCGTGACCCTGCAGTGCACGGGAGGACCACAAAGGCAGGAGTCTTCTGGCCGTTGTTGGGCCTTGCGAGTTTCCTTGACTTTTTCTAACTTTAAACAAAACTGCCGCGGTTGCATGGTGAGAGGGGCGATGCGGCCATTGTCCACGGACGGAGGAAGAAGTGAAGAAGGTCCTGGTCCCGATTGCCAACGGCATCGAGGAGCTCGAGGCGGTGACCATCATCGACGTCCTGAGGCGCGCAGGGGCAGAGGTGACCGTAGCCGGGGTTGAGACCCTGCAGGTGGTGGCGTCCCGGGGCACGAAGCTCGTCGCGGACGTCCCGATTGACGAATGCGCAACGCGGACTTTTGACCTCATCGCGCTGCCTGGCGGCATGCCAGGGGCCGAGCACCTTCGCGACTGTGCATTGTTGGCGCGCCTCCTCAAAGAGCAGGCTTCATCCGGGAGGCTTTATGCCGCCATTTGCGCCTCGCCGGTGCTGGTGCTCCACCATCACGGCCTGCTTGCCGGCCGGCGGGCAACTGCGCACCCCTCCCTTGCGCCTCGCCTCCCCAATCAGGAGGCCGTTGAGGAGCGCGTCGTGGTGGACGGCAACTGCGTGACCAGCAGAGGACCGGGCACGGCGCTCGAGTTTGCCCTCACCTTGGTGGAGCTTCTTTTCGGAAAGGAACAAGCAGAGCAGGTTGCCGGGCCCATGTTGGCTTTGTGGCCAAGCTGCACCACATAGCGCGCTTAGGAGAAGGTCCATGGCGGTCTTTCTCGTCCAACACGGCAAGAGCCTCCCTGAGGAAGTTGACCCACAACGCCATCTCTCCCCGGAGGGGGTGCGCGAGGTAGAGCGCATGGCCGCCTGGGCGCAGCGGCACGGGCTGCACGTGGGTCGCATCGTGCACAGCGGCAAGGAACGCGCCCGCCAGACGGCTGAGCTCTTTGCCAGCGTGCTCAACCTGGCCGACGGCATAGAACAGCGCAGCGGCTTAGGGCCCTTAGACGACCCGCGGCCTGTAGCAGCGTGGCTCGAACAGGAAGAGGGAATTATGCTCGTGGGGCACCTGCCCTTCCTTTCGCGCCTCGCAGCGCTCCTGGTGGCAGGCACTCCAGAACCTCCGGTGGTGAGTTTCACCTATGGCGGGATTGTCTGCTTGGAGAGACGGAGCGAAGGCTCTGGATGGCTCCTCGGTTGGGCGGTTACACCTCTGCTGGTGGAGTGAGGCAATGCCTCAGGAAAGGTTGAAGGGCAAGGTCGCAAAAGAAGGCGACGCCCCGGCGCCGGGAGCAACAAACTCCATGGACACAGGGCGGCCGAGCTGGGACGAGTACTTTTTGGACGTCGCCGCGGTGGTAGCCACGCGCTCGTCCTGCCTGCGCACCAAGGTCGGTGCGGTCATCGTCCGCGACCGGGACATCGTCTCCACCGGCTACAACGGCGCGCCTAAGTACCAGCCAAATTGCTTGGAGCTTGGGTCTTGCTACCGCGACACCCATGGCATCCCCTCCGGCACCAAGCTGGAGCTCTGCCGCGCGGTGGGCTCGCACGCCGAATCGAACGCTATCGCCCTGGCGGCCCGCAACGGCCACTCCACCAGAGGCACCACCATGTTCATCGTCGGCCATCGTCACATCTGCAACCAGTGCAAGGCACAGATTGCCAACGCAGGCGTTATCCGCGTGCTCCTGCGCACGCCGGAAGGGGAAGTGCTGGAGTTCTTCCCAGCCAGGGACTGGACGCAACACCCCATCGACCAGGGCGAGCAAGGAGGCACCAGCAAGCCGTAGCGGGCGTTTACGGACCCTCGCTGCTCGGGCGCACCACAGCCGGGAAGCTCACGCCTTCTTGCCAGGACGCAGACTGCCGACAATCAGCACCAAGCCGGCAGCGATCAGGAGGAGCGGCCACCATTCCCCTAAGCCGGTGATCTGCCAGGCGCCAATGGCCATGAGCGCCACCGCGGCAACGAGCCGGCCTGCCGAGCGCTGGCGGTACTGGGGCAGCACGTGGCGGGCAATCACCTCCAAAAGGAGGATGACGCCCAGGCCGAAGAGGAAATACCAGACCCACCCCACACCGGGAGCGAGCACTCCCCGTCTGTCCAAAAGAAAGACGATCCCCAGCCAGACGATAGCCAGGCCACTGACAACACCGGACAGCGCGGCGTGCTGCTGGCCACCACGATGGGCTTCCTGCTCAGCCATAGCGTCACCTCCTCAGAAGAGAGTTCTATCGGATCGACTACTCGCCGATGACCTTTATGACCACCCGTTTGCGGCGCTGTCCGTCGAATTCTGCATAGTAGACCTGCTGCCAGGGTCCCAGGTCCAGGCGTCCATCGGTGATCGGCAGCACCACTTGATGGTGCATGAGCAGGCTCTTGAGGTGGGCGTCACCGTTGTGTTCGCCGGTGCGATGGTGGTGGTAGTCCGGCCCCTCAGGGGCCAGCCGCTGCAGCCATTCCTCGATATCCTGAATGAGCCCGGTCTCGGCGTCGTTGACGTAGACGGCGGCGGTGATGTGCATGGCCGAGACGAGCACCATCCCTTCCTGGACGCCGCTCTTCTGCACCGCCTGTTCCACCTTGTCGGTGATGTTGATATACTCGCGGTGCTTCTTGGTATTGAACCAGAGGTACTCGGTGTAGTGCTTCATGTGCGAATTCTCGACATATCATTCCTAACCGCTGACCAAAGTCGGAACTTCTCCACCACCCCAAAGCAAACACTTGGGCCCTCTGCCCATAAGCTTCGCCCCTTGTGAAAAGCGATTCATGTTTTCAGCCCATGTTTGGACACCGTATCAATGACGTCCTCTAACCAGTTGATGACTTGGGCGACCTCTTCGTCCGTGAGTCTACGAGTGATGCTGCACTTCAAACTCCCGCCAGTTGCCACGAACAAGTTCGTAGCAAGCAATCGATTCCGCAGCCTGTCCAGCTCAGCCTCAGGAATAGCCGTCCTCGCTGCAATGCCCATTCTCTCTCCGCGACGGGGGACATAGTAGATTGACTGCCCTGTCACGGAGCCAAGATTGTAGCAGAACAGCACAGGGATCCGCAAGCCATCCTGTTCCACCCCCAGCGAGAATCCTGTGCTGCCCCAGTGGATGGGCAACTTTCTCCGCGCGGCGAAGTCGAGGATACTCTTGAACACAGGTCTTCCAAACTCGTCAGCATCCGCAAGAAACTCGTCGGGGGTGAGCGTCTTGGCAGGTAACCCCTGGGGACGCTGCGCCCCCGCGGACTCTTCTCCGACGACAATATCTTGGCCCAGCAGTTCGCCAGCCCCCTCTGACTCGAAATACGAGAACTCTACGCATGTGACTTTGATGCCCTTCTTCCTGAGAAACGAGGAAGTCTGTCTTATTGGGCCGCTTATTTCTTGGCCGACGATCACAATACGTTGCTCTTTGTTGAACGCCACCGCCTCGTCTGGGGGCAGATCAAAATACTCCCTGTGATAGTCCGCAAGTGCCAGTGACTCGTCACCAATGTACTGCTGGAATAGCTCGTCCAGTTGCTGAGCATCGAGTTGCTCCACGTAAGAAGCGTATTCGAGGGCCTGGGCCAGCGTCTCCCGTGGTGTACGGCCTCTCTTGAGTTCCACAACAACCACAGCTCCTGAACGATCCAAACCAAGTAAGTCGATGCTGCTGCCCAGGTTCGTGGTAACCTGCCTACCTATGACCAGCAGTTTGCTGTCCTCGAGAATTGCATCAGGGCTCTTTTCCAACCATTCCTCGAGCATCTGTTCTGAGTGTTCGGTCGCAAACTGCTTCTTGGTGAACTCCTTGAATTCGCCGTCTGGACTTACAGCGAAAAGGCGCACGGTCACCTCCTTCTCATGCCGCCTGTGTTCTCTCTACTCCCCCTCCCCACTCATCATCAGCGACTCCCGTTCGAAGAGCGCCTGGTTGAAGGCATCCACAGAGTCAGACATGCGCAAGGCCCGTTCCTGGAGCTCCGCCTCAGAGAGCGCCGTCACATCCAGGTCAGAGATCTCGTCGTCCAGCTCGCTCACCTCTCCGAGCAGCGCCAGCTCACAGCCGTAGATGGACTCTAACAACTCCGCTGGCAGCGCTGTGCTCTCGAAAAAGCTCGATTCAAGGTAGCTGGGCGTGTGCAAGCCTTCGCAAATGGTGCTCAGCTTGCGTTGCAGCCGGCTGAGTGGCTCGGAAAGCTCCGGCGCACCGAGGCTCTGCGCGTGTTCGGCGGCACCATTCAGCCTGCTCGCCAGACCTTCGAGGCGGGAGATGAGATGCGCCCGGAGGAGCTGGTCAGAACTCCTCCGCTCCGCTCTCGACGTGTAGCCCGCGTAGCCAGTGACCTTGGCCTGAATCTGCCGCGGCATGGGCTCTGCCGCCCCTCCTGGTGCTTCCATTGCCTTGTGCTTGCCTCCGCTTTGCCAACGGTTGCCACAACAAAAAGCCGTCACGTTCCAGACCGAACGCGACGGCCAGTGCCAGCCTTGCGCACTCCTTGCCTACCGGCCCGCGGTCAGGAACGACTGCACCGCTGTCACTTCCAGTAACAGCCTCTCCACCATCCGGCGGAAAGTTGTCTATATGAAAAACAAGCGCTGCGTATGCGCGCCATGACTGCAGGCCCAAACCAGCGGCACAGTTCCCGACTCAAGGCCGCAGCTAATTTAGAACTATTTTGCAAAAAGTCAAGATTTTTTTGCGGCCGCGGACCGGCAAAACCCGCGGTGCAGTCCATAAACCCACAGACTGCCATAGGCAGAGGGCGTGAGCTCGAGACGCCTTGTCTCCAGAAATTGCCAAAAGGTGGGCAAGTCATCGTTCACGGCAAGGAGGTCGACGAACTCGCCAGCACCGCGGGCACCGCGGGCGGCGCGACACAGTTGTTGGACGTCGTGTGGCACACGACACGCGAAGACCAGTTCTGGCTTTTGATTGCACCGGCTCCTGATGAGCCCTATGCAGCGAAGAGAGGTAAGATCGGCAGGTCTTAGGTCGAGCTCTTCACAAAGCTCATTGCGCATTGCGATAAACGGGTGCGGCACTCCGGCGAGCACATCCACCTCCGGGTCGATGTGTCCGCCGAAAACATCAAGCAGTCCGGGGAACTCCCCAACGGTGTGGCTACGCCGCATGAGCAGTAGCGCACCGTCCCCGGTGACCACCACCGCACTGACGCCAAGGACCATGGGAAGGTGCTCAGTTCCCCAACGCAGGACGATTTCCTGGCAAAAGGCATTGGCAAAGAGGGCATAGAGGTAGCTGGTCCTGCCAAGGGAGAGGCGGAGGCGGGAGCCCTCCCACGAGAAGTGTCGGAGAAAACAGAGGGGCCCATCGAAGAGAACCGCGCCAGGCCGCGCCTCACTGCGGAGTTGCTGCCAGTGACGGGTTGCGGCGGTGACCATTTCGACCGGATACTGCGCTCCCTGCGCGTCCCATTGCACCTCCAGCTCGTCCTGCGCCAAGGAACATAGAACCAGGACATCCGCCGGCTCCTGGCTCTGCACCGCGGCAGGACCTCCTTTAGGTGCGCTCACCTTCCGCCCCTGCAAAGTGGACGTTCAGGTCGATGCCGCGCGCCGGACAAAAGAAATGGCCCTGACCTCTCAGTGCGAGAGAGACGTGCTGCTTCCGGTTACACGAACACATTGTGCTGTTTGCCCAGATCGCGGGCCGCCGGCGTGACGATGACGCCGGGCTCCACCCGAATCTTCTGTCCCCGGAGGATGGCCTGGCGCACATCGTTCTCGGTAATAACCCTCCGGCCGTTCAGGTTAAAGTTGTAGCGCAGGCTGCTCTGCACAATGTAGACCATGTCGCCGGTCTTCAGCCCTGCGGCGTTTGCCTCGTCAAGGTCGATGTGCATCTGCAGCCGGAAGGTCTCGTCAACGCGAATGAGGACATTCCCAAAAATCACCGTGCGCAACTGCGCGGGGTCTACCCCCGGCTGGACCACAGGTGCCACAAACACCGCATCGCCGTGGCGCACCCCCAACTTGGAGGCGATCTCCGGGTTGACGTGAATGTGGCGTCGCGCCACCACGACATCCTGGTGGAGGGTCACCGAACCTTGCGGCCCGATGAGCACGGCCGCCTGGCCAGGAGGCAAGGGGCCCGCATCGCCCACCGGGCAGTCCAAGCCGAGGCGGTAGGCGTCCGTGCGCGAGACCTCCACCTGCGTGCGGCTGCGCAGCGGCCCTAAGATGCGCATCCGCTCGATGGCTCCCTTCGGCCCGCTAATGGTCACCGTCTGCTCGGAGACGAACTGACCGCACTGGTAGAGCTCTCGTTCCTTGGTCAGCTCAAAGCCCTTGCCGAACAGAATGTCCAGGTGCTCCCGGCATAAGTGGGCGTGGCGGTTGGAAACGCCGACGGGAATCAGTATCCTCTCCACGCTCTCCTCCGCACCGCCTCTCGCAAGTTAGCTGGGGACCGCATTCCCGGTCTTTCACCTCGTCTGGAGAAACTCGGCAACAATACGTTCCACCTCTTCGTCGGTCAAACCGCTACTGCCATAACGCCCTGCCGGCGTAACCGACGGCTGGCGGGCATGGGACTCCGCCTGGGGAGCCTCTTTGCGCGAAATGCCAGCTGCCGGCGTCAGGGCGGCCTGGTAGGCCGCACCCACATTCACCCTGCCGTGCGTGAGCAGTTCAGGGCGCCAATCGGTGCTGCGCTCGGAACGGCGCAACGGCTTTGTCTCGTAGGCAACTCGCTTGATATTCAACAAGTGCATGGGCGTCACGTTGTCGGTGGTGATGTTGCCCCCGTACGTGCCGCACCCCAACATCATCGACGGGTCGAGGTCGGTGGTGATCCCCACTGCCCCGTGCGTTCCTGGGGTATTCACCAAGATGCGGAAGGCAGGCTTCTTGAGGGCAAACTGCATGATCACCTCTTCGTTCCGGGAGTGGATGACCAGCGTGTGGCCGAGCCCGCCGAAATTCAGAATCTCGATGCAGCGCTCGCAGCCGGCCTCCCAGCCATCCGCCACGTAGAAGGCGATCACCGGCGAGAGCTTCTCGATGGAAAGGGGATATTGCGGCCCAACCCCATCCAGCGGGGCAACCAGCATGGTAGTGTCACGCGGCACCGCAATCCCTGCCTTTTGCGCAATGACATAGGCCGGCTGGCCAACGCAATCGGGGCTGACCGTGAGCTCACGCGTCACCAAGGTGGCGCCCACCCTGCGGCACTCTTCCGGGTTGAGGAAGTAAGCCTTGCGCGCCTGTAGCTCGGCGATGACCTGGTCCTTGATGGGCAGATCAGCGATGACCGCCTGCTCCGAAGCGCAGACGGTCCCATTATCAAAGGTCTTGGAGGCAACGATGTCGGCCACCGCCTTACGCACATCTGCGGTGCGCTCGATGAACGCCGGCACGTTGCCCGGCCCCACGCCATAGGCTGGCTTGCCCGCGCTGTAAGCCGCCTTGACCAAACCTGCGCCGCCGGTTGCCAAGATGATGGCCACATCGCGATGGTGCATGAGCTCGTTGGTACCCTGCAGGGTGGAAAGAGTCATGCAGCTGATGAGGCCTGGGGGCGCTCCTGCGCTTTCCGCAGCCTGGCTCATCACCGCTGCGGCGGCATTAGCACAGCGCACCGCGTTGGGGTGAGGCGAAAAAACGATGGCGTTCCTGGCCTTCACCGCAATGAGGGACTTGAAAAGCACCGTGGAGGTGGGATTGGTGACGGGAACAATGCCGGCGATCACCCCCATCGGCTCGGCGATCTCCAAGATGCGCTTGCCCGGCAGTTCGTTGATCACCCCCACCGTCTTCATGTTCTTGATGAGGTTGTAGACATCGCGCGTGGCGAGCTGGTTTTTGGCCACCTTGTCGGCAACCACGCCAAAGCCAGTCTCCTCTACGGCCAGCTGCGCCAGTTGCTCTGCAGCCCTAAAACCGGCATCCGCCATGGCCGCCACCACGCGGTCCACGTCCTTCTGCGAAAACTCCTTGAACTTGAGCTGCGCTTCGCGAGCGCGCACACACAGGTTGCGCGCCTGTTGCATGGATTCCAAATCGCGATCCACGACACCCTCGGCAAGCTATGCGTACAAGAAAAGGTGGGCAAACACCTTGGCATCAGCAAGGACGTTGCTGATGCGGCAATACTCATTGGGCTGGTGCGCGGTCTGGTCAATGGTCTCCCACACCACAGCCGGGAGCCCGGCACGCCGGAAATGGGCGGCCACCGTGCCGCCCCCAATGCCCATCGGCACTGCTTTCACTCCCCGCGTCTCGGCCAGCGCGCGGGTCAATGCTTGCACCACAGGCGCGTCCACCGGCGTGGGCGGCGCTGCATCCTCGCGCTGGGGGAAGAAAAGCTCCACCTTCACGCCAAACTTTGCTTCTACCTCGCGCACTGCCGAGTGCATCCAGGCAATGACGTCGTCCACCCTGTACGCGGGCAATACGCGGCAGTCGAAGTAGAACACATCCTCCCCCGGAATCGTATTGATGTTCGGCACATTGGCTTCTTTTTTGGTGGGCTCAAACGTGCTGGTGGGCGGCGCAAAAACCGGATCGCTCTGCGGAAACGCCTGGTAAAGCCCCTCTAGTTTGACAATCAAGTGTGCCGCAGCCTTGTGCGCATTGATGCCCAAGGCAGGACGTGAGCCATGACACTGCTTGCCGATGGTCTTGAAGCCAACCCAAAGGATGCTTTTCTCGGCGACTTCGACCATAGAACCATCGGCATTGCCGGAGTCGGGCACGATAATGAGGTCTTCGGAGCGGAACAGATCCCGATGATGAGCAAGCACGTACTGCAAGCCGTATTGGCTCCCCGTCTCCTCATCGGCTACCAACACCACGCCGACGTCGTGGGCTGGCCGTAGACCCTGCTCATGGAGCGCGCGCACTGCCAGCAACGAGGCGACCATCCCCTGCTGGTTGTCCTCAACGCCGCGGCCGTACAACAGGTCGCCATCCACGCGCACGCGATACGGATCGCTTTGCCAAAGACTGAGCTCACCGGGTGGCACGATGTCCAAATGCGAAAGCACCCACACAGTGCGACTGCTGTCGGCGCCCCTGAACCTGGCCACCAGGTTTGGTCGATAGCCACACGGCACGCGGGCATCCGGCGCGTTGATCTCCTGGAGCTCGTCCACGGGGAGGGTGCTAAGCAACTTTTTCACATATTCGGCCTTGGCAACTTCACCCTCGCCACCGTTTTCTGGCGACAGGGCGGGTATCGCCGTCAGTTCGCTCTCCAACCTGATGACCTCGTCTCGATACCCGTCAATGCGCGCCACGACCTGCGCAAAAGCATCAGCCTTCATCAGCGCCTCCGCGAGTGAGCTCTCAGACCTACGACGGGCGTCAATATAAGAAATTTGCCGCTCAAATGCAAGGTGATTGCCTGACCCTTCGCTCAGGGTGCCACCTTAACCGACTGCTGGATCAGCGCAGCCGCGGCTGGCCCCTCGTTCATCAGCAGGTCCAGCACAGAAAGACCCGGGACGAACGCCCCAAAGAGTTGGTGGTAGATGGGCTCCACCACATCAACCGGGCGCACAGCCAGGCCCGCGTCGCCAATGCACTCGCTGTCCAAGAGGGGATGCTCGGCCCGGAGCACCAGGTAGGTATCGCAGCCCGAGGCCCGCAATAAATCGACCACCTTTTCAGTTCGTGCCGGGCGTGTCTTGAAACAGGAGGTCAAGCCTTTGGGCGCCTTGAGGCCCAGCTCCTGGGTGAAGAGCTCAATCAGAGTCTGGTTGAGGTCCAGAAGGCTTCCCCAGGAATGCGAGTAGACCTCCTCAAGCGCGCTCTCGTAACGGCCCCAGTAGGGAGCAGGCGCATAGTTGACCATGAGCGAGCGCCAGTGCCGCTTGCGCCACTCATGATACGGGTCGATGCGCACGGCGGCGATGCTTTGGCCCTGGCGGCCCTTGGTCAGCACCGGCACGGTGAGCCACTGAGCCCCGATCGCCGTTTTGATGCGCGCGCGATTCAGATTGCCGCGAGTTGAGTATTGCAGGTCATCGGCCAAGAGGACCACATCGGCGGCGGCCAGCATGGCAAAGAGGGGGATGCCGGGAAGGTACCCCGGCTGAAGGACAGCAAGCGTCATACAGCTTTCGTGCGTCGGATTCTCATCAACACTGGGTCGGCAAGAGCTCCCTGTAGAGCTGCAGCAGCCGTGCCTCCTCATTCTCCCAGCGATAGAGGGCATGCACTGTCTTACGCCCAGCAAGGCCCATCCGCCTGGCCACACGCGGGTGGTCGAGCAGGTAGGTAATAGCCTCGGCATGAGCGCGCGCGTCGTCAGGCCTCACCAGCAGGCCACAGCCTGCCTTGCCTATCACATGGCGTAGCGACGGGAGGTCGCTGGCCACGATGGGCAAGCCACAGGCCATGTACTCGAAGACCTTGTTGGGGAAAAACATCCGCAGCGTCTGTTCGTTCTCTTGCCAAGGCACCAGCGCAATGCGCGCCTTGAGCAGCTCGCGTGGGATCTCTTCGTGCGGGCGGTACTCGAGGAACTCCATGACATCAGCCACGCCCTGTTCCTGGGCGTAGCGCAGAACCTCCGTCTTCACCTTCTCCTCGTTGAAAGAGCCGATGGCCACCAAGCGCACGCCCCTCCGCAAGACCCTGAGCTCGCGCATGATGTCCACCAGCATCCTGGCGCCCTTGACCACGGTCAGACCACCTACGTAGATGAGGCGGTTCTCCTTCGCGGGCGCCGCCCGGAACGCCTCGTCAAAAGGCTCTAGCCGCGGGAAGTTGCGCACCAGCAGGGTCCGACAACCGTGGCTGCGAAACCTGTCCTCCTGGTCGGGCACCACGCAGACCACCGCGTCCAGACGCCGCGCCAAAAGCGGCTCGAACACAGCCACCGCCTTGGCAAGGTAGGGCTTGAAAAAGGCCGGATACCAGACGCGCTCAAAAGCCGTCTCGGGGAAATTCTCGTGACAGTCGTAGATGACCGGCCGCCGGTAGAGCCATTTGATGAGCACGCCTCCGG contains:
- a CDS encoding pyridoxamine 5'-phosphate oxidase family protein, producing the protein MEMPREVRQILEEQKFGVLCTQNQGTPYASLVAFASTHDLRSLLIATSRATRKFANLVACPRAALLVDNRTNTAEDLDQAIALTITGTTREVHDREKATLAEVYAARHPGLAAFVRQASTALICLEVERYIVANGLSRGYALSVR
- a CDS encoding DJ-1/PfpI family protein is translated as MKKVLVPIANGIEELEAVTIIDVLRRAGAEVTVAGVETLQVVASRGTKLVADVPIDECATRTFDLIALPGGMPGAEHLRDCALLARLLKEQASSGRLYAAICASPVLVLHHHGLLAGRRATAHPSLAPRLPNQEAVEERVVVDGNCVTSRGPGTALEFALTLVELLFGKEQAEQVAGPMLALWPSCTT
- the sixA gene encoding phosphohistidine phosphatase SixA; its protein translation is MAVFLVQHGKSLPEEVDPQRHLSPEGVREVERMAAWAQRHGLHVGRIVHSGKERARQTAELFASVLNLADGIEQRSGLGPLDDPRPVAAWLEQEEGIMLVGHLPFLSRLAALLVAGTPEPPVVSFTYGGIVCLERRSEGSGWLLGWAVTPLLVE
- a CDS encoding dCMP deaminase family protein — translated: MDTGRPSWDEYFLDVAAVVATRSSCLRTKVGAVIVRDRDIVSTGYNGAPKYQPNCLELGSCYRDTHGIPSGTKLELCRAVGSHAESNAIALAARNGHSTRGTTMFIVGHRHICNQCKAQIANAGVIRVLLRTPEGEVLEFFPARDWTQHPIDQGEQGGTSKP
- a CDS encoding YjbQ family protein — its product is MKHYTEYLWFNTKKHREYINITDKVEQAVQKSGVQEGMVLVSAMHITAAVYVNDAETGLIQDIEEWLQRLAPEGPDYHHHRTGEHNGDAHLKSLLMHHQVVLPITDGRLDLGPWQQVYYAEFDGQRRKRVVIKVIGE
- a CDS encoding NUDIX hydrolase, yielding MSAPKGGPAAVQSQEPADVLVLCSLAQDELEVQWDAQGAQYPVEMVTAATRHWQQLRSEARPGAVLFDGPLCFLRHFSWEGSRLRLSLGRTSYLYALFANAFCQEIVLRWGTEHLPMVLGVSAVVVTGDGALLLMRRSHTVGEFPGLLDVFGGHIDPEVDVLAGVPHPFIAMRNELCEELDLRPADLTSLRCIGLIRSRCNQKPELVFACRVPHDVQQLCRAARGARGAGEFVDLLAVNDDLPTFWQFLETRRLELTPSAYGSLWVYGLHRGFCRSAAAKKS
- the pduL gene encoding phosphate propanoyltransferase yields the protein MERILIPVGVSNRHAHLCREHLDILFGKGFELTKERELYQCGQFVSEQTVTISGPKGAIERMRILGPLRSRTQVEVSRTDAYRLGLDCPVGDAGPLPPGQAAVLIGPQGSVTLHQDVVVARRHIHVNPEIASKLGVRHGDAVFVAPVVQPGVDPAQLRTVIFGNVLIRVDETFRLQMHIDLDEANAAGLKTGDMVYIVQSSLRYNFNLNGRRVITENDVRQAILRGQKIRVEPGVIVTPAARDLGKQHNVFV
- a CDS encoding aldehyde dehydrogenase family protein, coding for MQQARNLCVRAREAQLKFKEFSQKDVDRVVAAMADAGFRAAEQLAQLAVEETGFGVVADKVAKNQLATRDVYNLIKNMKTVGVINELPGKRILEIAEPMGVIAGIVPVTNPTSTVLFKSLIAVKARNAIVFSPHPNAVRCANAAAAVMSQAAESAGAPPGLISCMTLSTLQGTNELMHHRDVAIILATGGAGLVKAAYSAGKPAYGVGPGNVPAFIERTADVRKAVADIVASKTFDNGTVCASEQAVIADLPIKDQVIAELQARKAYFLNPEECRRVGATLVTRELTVSPDCVGQPAYVIAQKAGIAVPRDTTMLVAPLDGVGPQYPLSIEKLSPVIAFYVADGWEAGCERCIEILNFGGLGHTLVIHSRNEEVIMQFALKKPAFRILVNTPGTHGAVGITTDLDPSMMLGCGTYGGNITTDNVTPMHLLNIKRVAYETKPLRRSERSTDWRPELLTHGRVNVGAAYQAALTPAAGISRKEAPQAESHARQPSVTPAGRYGSSGLTDEEVERIVAEFLQTR
- a CDS encoding M20 family metallo-hydrolase; the protein is MKADAFAQVVARIDGYRDEVIRLESELTAIPALSPENGGEGEVAKAEYVKKLLSTLPVDELQEINAPDARVPCGYRPNLVARFRGADSSRTVWVLSHLDIVPPGELSLWQSDPYRVRVDGDLLYGRGVEDNQQGMVASLLAVRALHEQGLRPAHDVGVVLVADEETGSQYGLQYVLAHHRDLFRSEDLIIVPDSGNADGSMVEVAEKSILWVGFKTIGKQCHGSRPALGINAHKAAAHLIVKLEGLYQAFPQSDPVFAPPTSTFEPTKKEANVPNINTIPGEDVFYFDCRVLPAYRVDDVIAWMHSAVREVEAKFGVKVELFFPQREDAAPPTPVDAPVVQALTRALAETRGVKAVPMGIGGGTVAAHFRRAGLPAVVWETIDQTAHQPNEYCRISNVLADAKVFAHLFLYA
- a CDS encoding WbqC family protein, whose protein sequence is MTLAVLQPGYLPGIPLFAMLAAADVVLLADDLQYSTRGNLNRARIKTAIGAQWLTVPVLTKGRQGQSIAAVRIDPYHEWRKRHWRSLMVNYAPAPYWGRYESALEEVYSHSWGSLLDLNQTLIELFTQELGLKAPKGLTSCFKTRPARTEKVVDLLRASGCDTYLVLRAEHPLLDSECIGDAGLAVRPVDVVEPIYHQLFGAFVPGLSVLDLLMNEGPAAAALIQQSVKVAP